Proteins from a genomic interval of Chanos chanos chromosome 3, fChaCha1.1, whole genome shotgun sequence:
- the zc2hc1a gene encoding zinc finger C2HC domain-containing protein 1A, with protein MDEFEASESPPVTEELLPCNICGRSFFAKVLKKHTPICQKAASKKRKVFDSSRQRAEGTDIPMMKPLKPKPEPPKKQSNWRRKHEEFIATIRAARGQSHEGGPLPPPPPPSYDPDYIQCPYCQRRFSEAAADRHIKFCKEQAARISNKGKFPGETKAKPPARSQYKPPSVKKANSPAVSSASPSSRLPQRSAYGQSGGIPTSKATSAGSVRSVSSGYSPVRAGSTGLTSPPSGINIKPRGVASPGSLKNPSSGMGLNRKKVCNENNYNSRNDIKGENEVDQSSVSQPKFCHECGTKYPVDWAKFCCECGMKRMCI; from the exons ATGGATGAATTTGAGG CTTCTGAGTCCCCTCCCGTAACCGAGGAACTCCTGCCATGTAACATATGTGGAAGAAGCTTCTTTGCAAAAGTTCTT AAAAAGCATACACCCATTTGCCAGAAAGCTGcctcaaaaaagagaaaggtgtTTGACTCCAGcagacagagggcagagggaaCTGATATCCCGATGATGAAACCGTTAAAACCAAAG CCCGAGCCACCTAAGAAACAGTCCAACTGGCGCCGTAAGCATGAGGAATTCATCGCAACCATTCGAGCTGCACGAGGTCAATCTCACGAGGGAGGTCCCCTTCCACCACCGCCTCCTCCATCTTATGAcccag ATTACATCCAGTGCCCCTATTGCCAGAGACGATTCAGCGAAGCCGCCGCTGATCGACACATCAAATTCTGCAAGGAACAGGCTGCACGCATCTCTAACAAGGGCAAGTTTCCAGGAGAAACCAAAGCCAAGCCTCCAGCCAGGTCCCAG TATAAACCACCGTCAGTGAAAAAGGCAAATTCTCCGGCGGTCTCCAGCGCGTCCCCCTCCTCTCGTTTACCTCAGCGCTCCGCCTACGGACAGTCTGGAG GAATTCCCACCAGTAAAGCAACTTCTGCGGGGTCTGTAAGGAGCGTCTCCTCAGGATACTCTCCGGTTCGCGCCGGCTCTACGGGCCTGACCAGTCCCCCATCTGG CATTAATATAAAACCCAGGGGTGTGGCTTCTCCGGGTTCCCTGAAAAACCCGTCATCTGGTATGGGgttaaacagaaagaaagtcTGCAATGAAAACAATTATAATTCCAG GAATGACATCAAAGGGGAGAACGAGGTCGACCAGTCCTCTGTTTCACAACCCAAGTTCTGTCATGAATGTGGGACCAAGTATCCAGTGGACTGGGCGAAGTTCTGCTGTGAGTGCGGAATGAAAAGGATGTGTATTTAG
- the pkia gene encoding cAMP-dependent protein kinase inhibitor alpha, with the protein MTDVESSYEDFIASGRTGRRNAVHDILGDTGGLDPSGLSQTLSELSVNKTGEGNDGEKSQVSSDAPPKPEEEAKEEGT; encoded by the exons ATGACTGATGTTGAGTCGTCGTATGAAGACTTCATAGCTTCGGGAAGGACGGGAAGACGGAATGCGGTGCATGATATCCTGGGGGACACAGGTGGGCTGGACCCAAGTGGACTATCCCAGACACTCTCAGAACTCAGTGTCAACAAAACAG GTGAAGGAAACGATGGAGAAAAGAGTCAGGTTTCCTCAGACGCTCCACCTAAACCAGAAGAGGAGGCCAAGGAGGAGGGAACTTAA